One genomic segment of Chitinophaga sancti includes these proteins:
- the fbp gene encoding class 1 fructose-bisphosphatase — translation MSINRKVMTLDEFTIQELRNYPGATGQLSGLLRDIGLAAKRVNVEVNKAGIADILGETGKVNVQGEDVKKLDVFANDQFINALRGSIYCAGVASEENEDFIAFTDEFSKASKYVVLIDPLDGSGNIDVNVSIGTIFSVYRRLTPVGSVCELEDFLQPGYEQIAAGYIIYGSSTMLVYATRRSVQGFTLDPSIGEFCLSHPNLKCPTESDIFSVNIGYYHLYETGVRKAIDYWLAKDEHGKIYRHRFVGCMVAEVHRTLIQGGIFMYPAFGKYAGGRLRLCYECNPMSFIIEKAGGVAMATGRQRLLELKPSKLHQRVPVFLGSKNMMEVWQRIVNS, via the coding sequence ATGAGTATCAACAGAAAAGTAATGACACTGGACGAGTTTACAATCCAGGAATTGAGGAATTACCCCGGCGCAACAGGACAGTTATCAGGTTTATTGCGCGATATCGGGTTGGCAGCAAAGCGCGTAAATGTGGAGGTGAATAAGGCTGGAATAGCCGATATCCTGGGCGAGACCGGCAAGGTCAACGTACAGGGTGAAGACGTGAAAAAGTTGGATGTGTTCGCTAACGACCAGTTTATCAATGCCTTGAGAGGCAGTATTTACTGTGCCGGCGTGGCATCTGAAGAAAATGAAGACTTCATTGCCTTTACCGACGAGTTTTCTAAAGCTTCCAAGTACGTAGTATTGATCGACCCCCTGGATGGTTCCGGCAATATCGACGTAAATGTATCCATCGGTACTATTTTTTCTGTATATCGGCGTCTGACCCCCGTGGGTAGCGTGTGCGAGCTGGAAGACTTCTTACAGCCCGGCTACGAGCAGATCGCGGCAGGTTATATTATCTACGGTTCCTCCACCATGCTGGTCTATGCTACCCGCAGAAGCGTACAGGGCTTTACCCTCGATCCAAGCATCGGCGAGTTCTGCCTGTCACACCCGAACCTGAAATGTCCAACCGAAAGTGACATTTTTTCCGTTAATATAGGTTACTACCACCTTTACGAAACCGGCGTTCGCAAGGCGATCGACTACTGGCTGGCCAAGGACGAGCATGGCAAGATCTACCGCCACCGCTTTGTAGGTTGTATGGTGGCAGAGGTACACAGAACCCTGATCCAGGGCGGTATCTTTATGTATCCGGCCTTTGGAAAATATGCAGGGGGGCGTTTACGTTTATGTTATGAGTGCAACCCGATGTCATTCATTATCGAAAAGGCAGGCGGGGTAGCGATGGCTACTGGCAGACAGCGCTTGCTGGAGCTGAAACCATCCAAACTGCACCAGCGGGTACCAGTGTTCCTGGGATCTAAGAACATGATGGAGGTTTGGCAGAGAATAGTGAATAGTTAA
- a CDS encoding aspartate kinase, producing the protein MKVFKFGGASLESIERIQQVAAIVQSFPDQQILIVISAMGKTTNELEKVAENFYLRKREIAAQLLFNIEKSHTEVAEKLLGNRTHPVFDQLQTFFTEAEWTLGEKPGRPYDYYYDQLVSLGELLSTAIVSAYFNLAGVPNIWMDVRDVFRTDDTFREANIDWEVTARQVEQKVLPLFKKTNIVVTQGFIGSTDENESVTLGREGSDYSAAVFANLLNAESETIWKDVEGLKNADPKLFPNTINIPEISFSEVIEMAYYGAQVIHPKTIKPLQNKQIPLYVKSFLNKDLVGTVIREDIDVKQLPPIIVVKKNQVLLTITSKDFGFVTEDRISDIYELFHKLKIKINLMQNAAISFSCCIDNSPEKIESLIKALHERYKIDYNEGLELLTVRYNKDGVMNELIGNRTVLLEQRSPVTIQALLK; encoded by the coding sequence ATGAAGGTTTTCAAATTTGGCGGTGCAAGTTTAGAAAGTATTGAACGAATCCAACAAGTAGCTGCGATTGTTCAGTCATTTCCTGATCAACAGATCCTGATCGTTATTTCTGCCATGGGCAAGACGACGAACGAACTGGAAAAGGTAGCCGAAAACTTTTATCTCCGTAAGCGCGAAATTGCGGCACAGTTGCTTTTCAATATCGAAAAATCGCACACAGAAGTGGCAGAAAAGCTGCTGGGCAACAGGACACACCCTGTTTTTGATCAGCTACAAACGTTCTTTACAGAGGCCGAATGGACGCTGGGCGAGAAACCAGGCCGCCCTTACGACTATTATTACGACCAGCTGGTTAGCCTGGGTGAACTGCTCAGTACTGCCATCGTAAGCGCTTACTTCAACCTGGCAGGGGTACCCAATATCTGGATGGATGTGCGCGATGTGTTCAGAACAGACGATACTTTCCGCGAGGCGAATATCGACTGGGAAGTAACGGCGCGCCAGGTAGAGCAAAAGGTACTGCCCCTGTTCAAAAAAACCAATATTGTGGTGACACAGGGTTTTATTGGCAGTACGGACGAAAATGAGAGTGTGACATTGGGTCGTGAGGGGAGTGATTACTCCGCAGCCGTGTTTGCGAACCTGCTGAATGCGGAGAGTGAAACGATCTGGAAGGATGTGGAAGGGTTGAAAAATGCGGATCCCAAGTTATTCCCGAATACGATCAATATTCCTGAAATTAGTTTTAGTGAGGTGATTGAAATGGCGTATTATGGTGCACAGGTAATACATCCGAAGACGATCAAGCCTTTGCAGAATAAGCAGATCCCTTTGTATGTGAAGAGCTTTTTGAATAAGGACCTGGTGGGCACCGTGATCAGGGAGGATATTGATGTAAAACAGCTCCCTCCTATTATTGTGGTGAAGAAAAACCAGGTGTTGCTAACGATCACGTCCAAGGATTTTGGGTTTGTGACGGAAGATAGGATCAGTGATATTTATGAGCTTTTTCATAAATTGAAGATCAAGATCAACCTGATGCAGAATGCGGCGATTAGTTTTAGCTGTTGTATAGATAATAGTCCGGAGAAGATAGAGTCGTTGATAAAGGCGCTGCATGAGAGGTATAAGATTGATTATAATGAGGGGTTGGAGTTGTTGACGGTGAGGTATAATAAGGATGGGGTGATGAATGAGTTGATTGGTAACAGAACAGTGTTGCTGGAGCAAAGGTCTCCGGTGACTATACAGGCGTTATTAAAATGA
- a CDS encoding outer membrane beta-barrel protein, whose amino-acid sequence MKKLILLILLTYVGNGECSAQSVNGKITVKVIDGKGHPLPFASVVVRQSKDSTLVKGELSAADGSASFEKINTGHYFVQTSLVGYQTAYTPAFSIDPQHTAIQFANITLSSSSKNLQGVTVTAQKPFIERREGATVLNVESSVAAAGSNVLDVLRRAPGVQIDKDDNILLKGNGGVTVMLDGKLTYLSGEQLANLLKSLPAETVSQIEIMTSPSAKYDAAGNSGIINIKTKKGVATGINGSVNGSGGFGRYGFWNTGLNLNWRTEKFNVFGNYNHGDRHFYNQRLATRVVNGDNKEEAQFFSAPQFGKRNFISNGYKLGFDYFITPKHTVGVLLNGNNNFFRSNIYNTTNIYQLGHSSLDSVLYSVTNNDHNFNTNTINFNYKGQLDTLGTEVSIDADYAKFGYHRRVYLNDSMYYPEDPLNKNPHAIRNFTTTNITIKSIKGDLVLPFNKTTRLETGVKGSFVTTDNVLLYDSLYEGKYIPALSQSNHFIYTENVLAAYGLIKKSFKNGTDVQLGLRVEGTSSAGNSVTYNSVVKRHYVSFFPNFSADHTFSKNHKLGVTYARRINRPEYEDLNPFIFYSDRYTYGRGNPYLQPEFTNIVELTYSFKQKYILSLSYDRTENFISEFLEQNDSTKVTTSYDKNYDYRQGWHVSLTVPVNPTKWWSINNNLNMNYNYYALKDSGMNIVNSAVGAHFETTSTFTLPGNWKIEVNAYGGTPFQWGVWRGKAYYAIGGGVQKTLFDKKLNMKLNFTDVTNGDQFRGAAVYGNVDFHIHNQWQNRTATLSATYSFGNSKIKGARERQTATSAEAKRSGG is encoded by the coding sequence ATGAAAAAACTCATTTTGCTTATTCTGCTTACCTACGTAGGCAACGGGGAATGTTCTGCCCAGAGTGTAAATGGGAAAATCACCGTCAAAGTGATTGATGGGAAAGGGCACCCCCTGCCATTTGCCAGTGTCGTAGTGCGGCAATCGAAAGATTCCACCCTCGTAAAGGGTGAGCTGAGTGCAGCAGATGGCAGCGCCAGTTTTGAGAAAATCAATACTGGTCACTATTTTGTACAGACCTCCCTGGTAGGCTACCAGACAGCTTATACACCGGCCTTTTCCATTGATCCCCAACATACGGCTATACAGTTTGCAAATATCACATTGTCCAGCTCTTCCAAAAATTTACAGGGTGTGACCGTCACGGCTCAGAAACCTTTTATTGAAAGAAGAGAAGGGGCGACTGTATTGAATGTAGAAAGCAGCGTGGCCGCCGCAGGCAGTAATGTACTGGACGTACTGCGCCGTGCACCGGGTGTACAGATTGATAAAGATGATAATATACTCTTAAAAGGAAATGGTGGGGTCACCGTCATGCTCGACGGAAAACTCACCTACCTGAGTGGCGAACAACTCGCCAACCTGCTGAAAAGTTTGCCGGCAGAAACGGTCTCACAAATTGAGATCATGACTTCTCCTTCCGCCAAATATGATGCTGCCGGCAACAGTGGGATTATTAATATTAAAACAAAAAAAGGAGTCGCTACTGGTATCAACGGCTCCGTAAACGGTAGTGGAGGTTTTGGCCGGTATGGATTCTGGAATACCGGCTTAAACCTAAACTGGCGAACAGAAAAGTTCAATGTTTTTGGAAATTATAACCATGGAGACAGGCATTTTTATAACCAGCGCCTGGCCACACGGGTAGTGAATGGAGATAATAAGGAGGAAGCCCAGTTCTTTTCGGCGCCACAGTTCGGGAAAAGAAACTTTATCAGTAACGGGTACAAATTAGGGTTTGATTATTTCATTACCCCTAAACATACGGTGGGCGTTCTGCTGAATGGGAATAACAATTTCTTTCGCAGCAATATTTACAATACAACAAATATTTATCAACTAGGTCATTCTTCACTGGATTCCGTCCTGTATTCGGTAACGAACAATGACCACAACTTTAACACCAATACCATCAATTTCAATTATAAAGGTCAGTTGGATACACTCGGTACAGAAGTGAGTATAGATGCGGATTATGCGAAATTCGGTTACCACCGCAGGGTGTATTTGAATGATAGTATGTACTATCCGGAAGATCCGCTCAATAAGAATCCCCATGCGATCAGGAACTTCACGACGACCAATATTACGATCAAAAGTATTAAGGGGGATTTAGTACTGCCTTTCAACAAAACGACCAGATTGGAAACGGGTGTGAAGGGCAGTTTTGTCACGACAGACAACGTACTGTTGTACGACTCATTATATGAGGGCAAGTATATACCGGCGCTCTCCCAAAGCAATCATTTTATTTATACGGAGAATGTGCTGGCGGCGTATGGATTGATTAAGAAATCATTTAAAAACGGTACAGATGTGCAACTGGGCTTGCGCGTAGAAGGGACCTCGTCTGCAGGGAATTCGGTGACTTACAATTCTGTTGTAAAGCGGCACTATGTGAGTTTCTTCCCTAACTTTTCGGCGGATCATACATTTAGTAAGAATCATAAGCTGGGGGTGACGTATGCCAGAAGGATCAACAGACCGGAGTATGAGGATTTGAATCCGTTTATATTTTATTCTGACAGGTATACGTATGGCAGGGGAAATCCTTATCTGCAACCTGAGTTTACGAATATCGTTGAGCTGACGTATTCATTTAAGCAGAAGTATATTTTGAGTTTGAGTTATGACAGAACGGAGAATTTTATATCGGAGTTTTTAGAGCAGAACGATTCCACCAAGGTGACAACGAGTTATGACAAGAACTATGATTACAGGCAGGGGTGGCATGTATCCCTGACAGTGCCGGTCAATCCGACAAAGTGGTGGAGTATCAATAATAACCTGAACATGAATTATAATTACTATGCACTGAAGGATTCGGGGATGAATATTGTGAATTCAGCTGTCGGGGCGCATTTTGAAACGACATCTACGTTTACATTGCCGGGGAACTGGAAGATAGAAGTGAATGCGTATGGGGGTACACCTTTTCAGTGGGGAGTATGGAGAGGCAAGGCGTATTATGCAATCGGTGGCGGGGTGCAGAAGACGCTGTTTGATAAAAAACTAAATATGAAGTTGAACTTTACGGATGTGACAAATGGGGACCAGTTCAGGGGTGCAGCGGTGTATGGGAATGTAGATTTTCATATCCATAATCAGTGGCAGAACCGGACGGCTACGTTGAGTGCAACGTATAGTTTTGGGAATAGTAAGATCAAAGGGGCGAGAGAAAGACAGACCGCTACGAGTGCAGAAGCGAAGCGATCAGGAGGTTGA
- a CDS encoding DUF5723 family protein, producing MLFRVIRVLSLATVIAISLIEPYKAKAQMNMNMGGYANSHYAGIYGVPSNPGMAAGTHYKWDVNVAGVSAALGNTYARFPKSLIFHPPDSLERLKRNRDYFLDTMSTGKQFGWGNMDVMMPSVLYSIDESRSIAFVWRVRAQANGGNMSTDVANFFANNFPNAAYNNQRFDMQLANASFHMWNEYDFTYAQVIKDDGMHLLKGGVTLKVLNGIAAGYAQVEDASFYMNSTTNANITSGTLKMGYNDGINNWKKPNTSNYRPFTGNWGVGMDLGVVYEWRAEMDGLQGYGENDWNPEGDDYKMRLGVSITDIGGISYKKVASNTDLNLVASNINPNEIKMRRGEGWQAYYRRLQNYFTPIASDEKFRMNLPTALNVAFDYNIDARFFINGNAVMSLNSGRYDASKTYMVSHFTLTPRYDARNFGVYIPIDVNNHSQFDMGAGFRLGPLTIGSNTVLSNLFQKNKNRLDGFVAIRLIPMNFGKTVLGCPATQF from the coding sequence ATGCTGTTTAGAGTAATTCGAGTCTTAAGCCTTGCAACTGTCATTGCCATATCTTTAATCGAGCCATACAAGGCGAAGGCCCAGATGAATATGAACATGGGCGGGTATGCAAATAGTCATTATGCCGGGATTTATGGCGTACCATCCAACCCCGGAATGGCTGCCGGTACGCACTATAAATGGGACGTAAATGTGGCTGGCGTAAGCGCCGCTTTAGGAAACACTTATGCACGCTTTCCAAAGTCACTGATCTTCCATCCACCAGATTCCCTGGAAAGGCTGAAACGTAACAGGGACTACTTCCTGGACACCATGTCTACAGGAAAACAATTTGGATGGGGCAATATGGATGTCATGATGCCATCCGTACTCTACTCTATCGACGAGTCGAGATCTATTGCTTTCGTATGGCGTGTGCGTGCACAGGCAAACGGTGGTAATATGAGTACCGACGTGGCAAACTTCTTTGCAAACAACTTCCCGAATGCTGCTTATAATAACCAACGTTTTGATATGCAACTTGCAAATGCGAGTTTTCATATGTGGAACGAATATGACTTTACCTATGCCCAGGTAATTAAAGACGATGGTATGCACCTGCTGAAAGGTGGTGTGACCCTGAAGGTGCTGAATGGTATCGCTGCTGGTTATGCGCAGGTAGAAGATGCGAGTTTCTATATGAACTCCACGACCAATGCTAATATTACCAGTGGTACACTGAAAATGGGTTACAATGATGGTATCAACAACTGGAAAAAACCGAATACCAGCAACTACAGACCGTTTACCGGCAACTGGGGCGTAGGTATGGACCTCGGCGTGGTATATGAGTGGAGAGCTGAAATGGATGGATTGCAGGGCTATGGCGAAAACGACTGGAACCCTGAAGGCGATGATTATAAAATGAGACTGGGTGTGAGTATCACTGATATCGGTGGTATCTCTTACAAAAAAGTAGCTTCTAATACCGACCTCAATCTGGTGGCTTCAAATATCAACCCGAATGAGATCAAAATGAGAAGAGGTGAAGGTTGGCAGGCTTACTACCGCCGCCTGCAGAACTACTTTACACCCATTGCCAGCGACGAAAAGTTCCGTATGAACCTGCCGACTGCACTGAACGTAGCATTTGATTATAATATCGATGCCCGCTTCTTTATCAATGGTAATGCAGTGATGTCGCTGAACAGCGGCCGCTACGATGCGAGCAAGACTTACATGGTGTCTCACTTTACATTGACGCCAAGATATGATGCCCGTAATTTTGGGGTGTATATTCCAATCGATGTCAATAACCACAGCCAGTTCGATATGGGTGCTGGTTTCCGTCTGGGTCCGCTCACGATTGGTTCTAATACCGTGTTGTCTAACCTGTTCCAGAAGAATAAGAACAGGCTGGATGGTTTCGTAGCAATCCGGTTGATACCAATGAACTTTGGTAAGACAGTGCTGGGATGCCCTGCTACACAGTTCTAA
- a CDS encoding YfiT family bacillithiol transferase, whose protein sequence is MEDLKYPIGRFQAPSHISDLQLKSYINDIRFLPSLVEIAVQTLDAPQLATPYRPGGWTVIQVVHHLADSHMNAYTRFKLALTEDNPVIKPYDEAAWAELPDVTKTPINISLTLLHSLHTRWVSLMDNMTPEQWERVFTHPEHGETFFLKKVAGTYSWHGKHHLAHIERLKERNNWQ, encoded by the coding sequence ATGGAAGATCTCAAATACCCAATCGGCCGGTTCCAGGCCCCATCGCACATCTCTGACCTCCAGTTAAAGAGCTATATCAACGATATCCGCTTCCTGCCATCACTGGTAGAAATAGCTGTGCAAACACTCGATGCACCTCAACTCGCTACGCCTTACCGCCCCGGTGGATGGACTGTGATACAGGTCGTGCATCACCTGGCAGATAGTCATATGAATGCCTACACCCGCTTCAAGCTGGCCCTGACAGAAGACAACCCTGTCATCAAGCCATACGACGAAGCCGCCTGGGCCGAACTCCCGGATGTTACAAAAACACCCATCAATATCTCCCTCACCCTGCTTCACTCCCTGCATACCCGCTGGGTGTCCCTGATGGATAACATGACTCCTGAACAATGGGAACGCGTGTTTACCCACCCGGAACATGGTGAAACTTTCTTCCTGAAAAAAGTAGCAGGTACCTATTCCTGGCATGGAAAACACCACCTGGCTCACATCGAAAGGCTGAAAGAACGGAATAACTGGCAATAA
- a CDS encoding ABC transporter ATP-binding protein has protein sequence MEKRKIIEVKDLVKKYGDFTAVNGISFDVYENEIFGLLGTNGAGKSTTLEIIETLREKTSGKVFVDGIDLDKDPERIKKVIGVQLQSSGYYPGLNLVELIDLFCGLYNQQADAKELLKLFNLEDKAKNKFKELSGGQKQRFSIATTLINKPKIIFLDEPTTGLDPQARRNLWDLILQVRDQGTTVVITTHYMDEAEILCDRCAIVDHGRIIALESPDALIDKLVAGGFERKKEVKKANLEDVFIHLTGEALREA, from the coding sequence ATGGAAAAGAGGAAGATCATAGAAGTAAAGGACCTTGTCAAGAAATACGGTGATTTTACAGCAGTAAACGGTATCAGTTTCGACGTATACGAAAATGAAATATTCGGTCTGCTGGGTACCAACGGTGCCGGAAAATCTACCACCCTGGAAATCATCGAAACCCTCCGTGAAAAGACTTCCGGGAAGGTATTCGTAGATGGGATCGACCTTGACAAAGACCCCGAGAGGATTAAAAAAGTCATTGGTGTGCAGCTGCAAAGCTCCGGTTATTACCCCGGTTTAAACCTGGTAGAACTCATCGACCTGTTCTGCGGTCTCTATAACCAGCAAGCCGACGCCAAAGAACTACTCAAACTCTTCAATCTCGAAGATAAAGCGAAAAATAAGTTTAAAGAGCTCTCCGGTGGCCAGAAACAACGTTTCTCCATCGCGACTACGCTCATCAATAAACCCAAAATCATCTTCCTTGACGAACCGACTACCGGTCTCGATCCGCAGGCACGTCGTAACCTCTGGGACCTGATCCTGCAGGTACGGGACCAGGGTACTACCGTGGTGATCACCACGCACTACATGGACGAAGCAGAGATACTCTGTGATCGTTGTGCGATTGTAGACCATGGACGGATTATTGCCCTGGAATCGCCTGATGCGCTGATCGATAAATTAGTAGCAGGCGGGTTTGAAAGGAAAAAAGAAGTGAAGAAAGCAAACCTCGAAGATGTGTTTATTCATCTGACAGGAGAGGCGCTGAGAGAGGCGTAA
- a CDS encoding NUDIX hydrolase, whose amino-acid sequence MSALDWKLLESKYLFKSNWLTAREDKCETPQGKIVAPYYVLEYNDWVNCLALDDQGRVIMVKQYRHGIRQTLLEIPGGTMDNDDPSPEYAMRRELLEETGYEFDQLISLGKIAPNPASSNNLTHMFLATGGKKVQEQDLDENEEIEIVLLEMEELEAMLKENQLLQSLHVTCVFYALLKLKELTFV is encoded by the coding sequence ATGTCTGCATTAGATTGGAAACTGCTTGAATCAAAGTATCTTTTTAAGAGTAACTGGTTAACAGCCCGCGAAGATAAATGCGAGACACCACAAGGCAAAATTGTAGCCCCGTACTATGTACTGGAATACAATGACTGGGTGAATTGCTTAGCCCTGGATGATCAGGGGCGGGTGATTATGGTGAAACAATATCGTCATGGAATCCGACAGACCTTGCTGGAAATACCCGGTGGTACGATGGATAACGACGATCCTTCTCCTGAATATGCCATGCGTCGTGAACTGCTGGAAGAAACAGGGTACGAATTTGATCAGTTGATCAGCTTAGGCAAAATCGCTCCGAACCCTGCGAGTAGTAATAACCTCACGCATATGTTCCTGGCTACAGGAGGGAAGAAGGTACAGGAACAGGACCTGGATGAGAATGAGGAAATTGAAATCGTGCTGCTGGAAATGGAAGAACTGGAAGCGATGCTGAAAGAAAATCAATTGCTGCAAAGTCTGCATGTGACCTGCGTATTCTATGCATTGTTAAAGTTGAAAGAACTGACTTTCGTATAA
- a CDS encoding CAP domain-containing protein, translated as MTRKLTLLTLFGILSLNLLACTRSITPGDSTRVDDNNKNMQQEILYYTNKFRASQGKPPLLLDATCSGQAYKHSKAMATGATAFGHDGFEQRVNNLTTVFGRIPGAAENVAYGNLDAQQVVDGWIKSPGHRKNMLGDFDRIGIGSAHSSKDPRIIFFTQVFIVHKEAPAKK; from the coding sequence ATGACACGCAAACTTACATTACTGACGCTATTCGGTATCCTGTCGTTGAACCTGTTGGCCTGTACACGTAGTATTACACCGGGAGATTCTACCCGTGTGGATGACAACAATAAGAATATGCAGCAGGAGATCCTTTACTACACCAACAAATTCAGGGCGTCTCAGGGAAAACCACCGTTATTGCTGGATGCCACATGTAGCGGGCAGGCGTACAAGCATAGTAAAGCTATGGCGACAGGTGCGACGGCCTTTGGTCATGACGGTTTTGAGCAGCGCGTGAACAACCTGACGACTGTGTTTGGCCGTATACCTGGTGCAGCAGAAAATGTAGCTTATGGTAACCTGGATGCGCAGCAGGTAGTAGATGGCTGGATCAAGAGCCCGGGGCATAGAAAAAATATGCTGGGTGATTTTGACCGGATCGGGATTGGTTCCGCACATTCCAGTAAAGATCCAAGGATTATATTCTTTACGCAGGTGTTCATCGTACATAAGGAGGCGCCGGCTAAGAAATAA
- a CDS encoding CBS domain-containing protein, with the protein MGTVRDILQVKGHAVYSIDPDSTVFDALSVLVDKNVGALIVLDNEKLLGIFSERDYARRVILKGRASRETLIREIMTEHPYSVTENDSIEDCMVKMTEKHIRHLPVIDHQNRLVGMISIGDVVKHVIDEQKYIINNLEGYIKGTR; encoded by the coding sequence ATGGGAACAGTACGCGACATTCTGCAAGTCAAAGGGCATGCAGTCTACTCCATCGATCCCGATAGCACCGTCTTCGATGCACTCAGTGTGCTGGTTGACAAAAACGTCGGTGCACTCATTGTTTTAGACAATGAAAAACTCCTTGGCATCTTCTCTGAACGTGACTACGCCCGCAGGGTGATCTTAAAAGGCCGCGCCTCCAGGGAAACCCTTATCAGGGAGATCATGACGGAACACCCTTATTCCGTCACCGAAAATGATTCGATTGAGGATTGTATGGTAAAAATGACGGAAAAGCACATTCGCCACTTACCTGTCATTGACCATCAAAACAGGCTGGTAGGTATGATTTCCATAGGGGATGTGGTCAAGCACGTTATTGACGAGCAAAAATATATTATAAATAACCTTGAAGGTTATATAAAAGGTACCAGGTAA
- a CDS encoding folylpolyglutamate synthase/dihydrofolate synthase family protein produces MNYQQTLDYLYERLPMFTRVGASAFRKDLHNTIALCEQLGNPQRLFKTVHVAGTNGKGSTSHMLAAIFQQAGYKTGLYTSPHLKDFRERIRINGEMIDQEFVVEFVQQIQPSIEQLDPSFFELTVAMAFQYFALEQVDIAIIEVGLGGRLDSTNIITPELSVITNISYDHMNLLGNTLPEIASEKAGIIKPNIPVVIAQTQSEVEQVFIDKAKAMEAPITFADQYWLVQDNDLHNGHLQLQLRPHQGEQVWDIKPDLGGQYQVKNIMGVLSAVKVLQQAGWELPDEGVKTALSHVKKLTGLRGRWDVVAHNPLTVFDVGHNEAGIGEVMGQLEHMTYRHLHIVTGFVKDKEVSKVLKLFPPAATYYFTRAQIPRALDENELAEMGAAAGLRGKVYANVQQAFSAARQHAHEEDVILVCGSFFIVGEAM; encoded by the coding sequence ATGAACTACCAACAAACTCTGGACTACCTTTATGAGCGCCTGCCCATGTTCACCCGTGTGGGGGCCAGCGCTTTCAGAAAAGACCTGCACAATACCATCGCTTTATGCGAACAACTGGGCAATCCCCAACGCCTGTTCAAAACAGTTCACGTAGCCGGTACTAACGGCAAAGGCTCTACCAGCCATATGCTGGCAGCCATTTTTCAGCAGGCGGGTTACAAGACCGGATTGTATACCTCTCCGCACCTGAAAGATTTCAGGGAGCGGATCCGTATCAATGGTGAGATGATTGACCAGGAATTTGTCGTAGAGTTTGTACAACAAATACAACCTTCTATTGAACAACTTGATCCTTCCTTTTTTGAACTGACAGTGGCCATGGCGTTTCAGTATTTTGCACTGGAACAGGTAGATATCGCCATTATTGAAGTAGGCCTTGGTGGCCGGTTAGATAGCACCAATATTATCACTCCCGAATTGTCAGTGATCACCAATATCAGTTATGATCACATGAACCTGTTGGGCAATACCCTCCCTGAAATAGCCAGTGAAAAAGCAGGCATTATCAAACCCAATATACCGGTGGTAATCGCGCAGACACAGTCTGAAGTAGAACAGGTATTTATTGATAAGGCAAAAGCCATGGAAGCCCCCATTACCTTTGCAGACCAATATTGGCTGGTGCAGGATAATGACCTGCACAACGGGCATTTGCAGCTGCAATTAAGACCACATCAGGGTGAACAGGTATGGGATATCAAACCAGATCTGGGCGGACAATACCAGGTAAAAAATATCATGGGTGTACTGAGTGCCGTGAAAGTATTGCAACAGGCAGGATGGGAACTACCGGATGAAGGCGTAAAAACCGCCCTGAGTCATGTGAAAAAATTAACCGGCCTCAGAGGCAGATGGGATGTGGTGGCACATAACCCGCTCACCGTATTTGATGTAGGCCATAATGAGGCAGGCATTGGTGAGGTTATGGGGCAGCTGGAACATATGACATACAGACACCTGCATATAGTGACCGGTTTTGTAAAAGATAAGGAAGTGAGTAAGGTATTAAAACTCTTTCCACCGGCAGCCACCTACTATTTTACAAGGGCACAGATACCCAGGGCACTCGATGAAAATGAGCTGGCAGAGATGGGTGCAGCAGCGGGTCTGAGAGGCAAGGTGTATGCAAATGTGCAACAGGCTTTTTCAGCGGCCAGGCAGCATGCGCATGAGGAAGATGTGATATTGGTATGTGGTAGTTTCTTTATCGTCGGCGAAGCAATGTAA